The Caldicellulosiruptor changbaiensis genome has a segment encoding these proteins:
- the ribD gene encoding bifunctional diaminohydroxyphosphoribosylaminopyrimidine deaminase/5-amino-6-(5-phosphoribosylamino)uracil reductase RibD → MRSLSHSYYMNMALELAKKASPLVLPNPRVGCVIVKNGIIIGKGYHQKYGEKHAEVLAIEDAIKNGYSLKNATMYVSLEPCCHFGKQPPCTDAIIKSGIKKVVVATKDPNPLVNGKGIQILKQHGVDVVEGILEKEAESVNKEFFKYMKNGIPYIAIKVAQSIDGKIATPSNKRFLFNTDDENIFVHSLRQKYMATLVSVNTVISDNPILNARYGQIVRQPIRVVLDSNLRIPLECNIVKTSDKYSTYIVCSENVNDARKIELLSQKGIEIIFAKSSEDGHLDFFDAFSKLAQQKIVSVLVEGGSFLNFSLLKQRIADYWYSLIFNVFIGGQNTKGVVGAEGFEQFFPKLANTKVTTFKNSTIIEGDISYV, encoded by the coding sequence TTGAGGTCTCTTTCGCACAGCTATTACATGAATATGGCACTTGAGCTTGCAAAGAAAGCTTCTCCTTTGGTGCTGCCAAACCCAAGAGTTGGATGCGTGATTGTAAAAAACGGAATAATAATCGGAAAGGGATATCACCAAAAGTACGGTGAAAAACATGCTGAAGTTTTAGCAATCGAGGATGCAATAAAAAATGGCTATAGTCTCAAAAATGCAACAATGTATGTCTCTTTAGAGCCCTGCTGTCATTTTGGCAAACAGCCACCTTGTACAGACGCAATCATAAAAAGTGGCATTAAAAAAGTTGTGGTTGCCACCAAAGACCCAAATCCCCTTGTCAATGGCAAGGGCATACAAATTTTAAAACAGCACGGAGTTGATGTTGTTGAAGGCATTTTAGAAAAAGAAGCAGAAAGTGTGAACAAAGAATTTTTTAAATACATGAAAAATGGTATTCCCTACATTGCCATAAAAGTTGCCCAGAGTATTGACGGCAAAATTGCAACACCTTCAAATAAGCGATTTTTGTTTAACACAGATGACGAAAACATCTTTGTGCACAGTCTTCGGCAAAAATATATGGCCACGTTAGTCTCTGTAAATACTGTAATTTCAGATAACCCAATTTTAAATGCAAGGTATGGCCAGATTGTAAGGCAGCCCATAAGAGTTGTGCTTGATTCAAACCTTCGAATTCCTTTAGAGTGCAATATTGTAAAAACCTCTGACAAGTATTCTACCTACATTGTGTGCAGTGAAAATGTTAATGATGCCCGAAAAATAGAACTTCTTTCTCAAAAAGGAATAGAAATAATCTTTGCAAAGTCATCAGAAGATGGTCATCTTGACTTTTTTGATGCATTTTCAAAACTTGCACAGCAAAAGATAGTATCAGTCCTTGTTGAGGGAGGAAGCTTTCTTAACTTTTCTCTTTTGAAGCAAAGAATTGCGGATTACTGGTATTCATTGATATTCAATGTTTTCATAGGTGGACAGAACACAAAAGGTGTAGTTGGTGCAGAAGGCTTTGAACAGTTTTTCCCAAAGCTTGCAAATACAAAAGTTACAACATTTAAAAACTCTACTATTATTGAAGGAGATATAAGTTATGTTTAG
- a CDS encoding riboflavin synthase: MFSGIVEEVGRVVLMRKIEDIVKLNIEVKKIDAKIGDSIAVDGVCLTVTNISNGIFDFDLSPETIERTTLKFLKEGMPVNLQPALKMGDRIGGHIVLGHVDCIGTICMQKIQGKSRIIGIKPSEDFKGLVIRKGSVAIDGISLTVVDVFDTYFTISLIPHTIENTTLKYKKVGSWVNIEFDYIAKIVKENLR; encoded by the coding sequence ATGTTTAGCGGCATTGTTGAAGAGGTTGGCAGGGTTGTTCTAATGAGAAAAATTGAAGATATTGTAAAGCTGAATATAGAAGTGAAAAAGATAGATGCAAAAATTGGTGACAGCATAGCAGTTGATGGTGTGTGCCTGACAGTTACAAATATTTCAAATGGAATTTTTGACTTTGACCTGTCACCTGAGACAATTGAAAGGACCACACTTAAATTTTTAAAAGAGGGGATGCCTGTTAATCTGCAGCCTGCTTTGAAGATGGGAGACAGAATTGGCGGTCACATTGTGCTTGGTCATGTTGACTGTATTGGCACAATCTGCATGCAAAAAATTCAGGGAAAAAGTAGAATAATTGGAATAAAACCATCTGAAGATTTTAAAGGGCTTGTTATCAGAAAAGGTTCTGTTGCAATTGATGGTATTTCTCTTACAGTTGTAGATGTCTTTGACACATACTTTACAATATCTTTGATTCCACACACTATTGAAAACACTACCTTGAAGTACAAAAAAGTAGGTAGCTGGGTAAACATTGAATTTGACTACATTGCAAAGATTGTGAAAGAAAATTTGAGGTGA
- the ribB gene encoding 3,4-dihydroxy-2-butanone-4-phosphate synthase, translating into MYGLKNVIESFKNGEFVIVFDSQNREDEADLILPAQFSTPDKISFVLNHAKGMFCVAIDKEIQRRLNLYVPYNTKNSCTFTVTVDHKDTKTGITAKERSKTSKELANPNATASDFKIPGHVNPVVAHEGGVLARKGHTEAAVELCRISELFPAAVMIEILDEKGDSHNKEYVKNLAKRFSIPITTIDEIEKYILLNRPTVQKEAEAEFPTQYGKFKIFAFKNYFSQKEHAVLINQTFNPSQPVNVRIHSSCKTGDVFHSLRCDCHQQLEFFLQFMAENKNCMLIYLDQEGRGIGFANKIKAYALQEQGFDTYEANNLLGFDDDLRDYFDALHILRFFGVKRINLATSNPEKVSFLQDLGIEILKRISIPIVINPYNRKYIHSKILKKKHEILIKGEDGFENF; encoded by the coding sequence ATGTACGGCTTGAAAAATGTAATAGAAAGTTTTAAAAATGGAGAATTTGTTATAGTATTTGACAGCCAAAACCGTGAAGATGAAGCAGATTTAATTTTGCCTGCTCAGTTTTCAACACCAGATAAAATAAGCTTTGTTTTGAATCACGCTAAGGGAATGTTCTGTGTTGCCATAGACAAAGAAATTCAAAGGCGCTTGAATTTATACGTTCCTTATAACACTAAAAACAGCTGCACTTTTACAGTTACGGTCGACCACAAAGACACAAAAACAGGTATAACTGCTAAAGAGAGAAGCAAAACAAGCAAAGAGCTTGCAAATCCAAACGCAACGGCTTCTGACTTTAAAATTCCTGGGCATGTAAATCCTGTTGTTGCTCATGAAGGAGGTGTTCTTGCAAGAAAAGGTCATACAGAAGCTGCTGTTGAACTTTGCAGAATCTCAGAGCTTTTTCCTGCTGCAGTGATGATTGAAATCTTAGACGAAAAAGGAGATAGTCATAACAAAGAGTATGTAAAAAATTTAGCAAAGAGATTTTCAATACCTATTACCACAATTGATGAGATTGAAAAATATATTTTATTAAACCGGCCCACAGTCCAAAAAGAAGCTGAAGCAGAGTTTCCCACACAGTATGGAAAGTTTAAGATTTTTGCTTTCAAAAACTATTTTTCGCAAAAAGAACATGCTGTGCTGATAAACCAGACTTTTAACCCAAGCCAGCCTGTAAATGTCCGAATACACTCTTCGTGCAAAACAGGAGATGTCTTTCATAGCCTGAGGTGCGACTGTCATCAGCAGCTTGAATTTTTCTTGCAGTTTATGGCAGAGAATAAAAACTGCATGCTCATTTACCTTGACCAGGAAGGAAGAGGAATTGGATTTGCTAATAAAATTAAAGCTTATGCACTTCAAGAGCAAGGTTTTGATACCTATGAGGCAAACAATCTACTTGGCTTTGACGACGATTTGAGAGATTATTTTGATGCTTTGCATATTTTAAGGTTCTTTGGAGTAAAAAGAATAAATCTTGCAACATCTAATCCTGAAAAAGTTTCTTTTTTGCAAGACTTAGGAATTGAGATTTTAAAGAGAATATCTATTCCAATCGTGATAAATCCATATAACAGGAAATATATACATTCGAAAATATTAAAGAAAAAGCATGAAATCTTAATAAAAGGAGAGGATGGCTTTGAGAACTTTTGA
- the ribH gene encoding 6,7-dimethyl-8-ribityllumazine synthase, whose product MRTFEGSFCGKDLKFAIVVSRFNSFITDELLKGCLDGLSRHDVDSENIDVYYVPGAFEIPLVAKKLAKSKKYNAIIALGAVIRGSTPHFEYVSAEVSKGIANVSLEQEVPVIFGVLTCDTVDQAIERAGTKAGNKGFNAALSALEMANLMKNISES is encoded by the coding sequence TTGAGAACTTTTGAAGGAAGCTTTTGTGGAAAAGATTTGAAATTTGCAATTGTGGTCTCAAGATTTAACTCATTTATTACAGATGAACTTTTAAAAGGGTGCTTGGATGGTCTTTCTCGGCATGATGTTGACAGTGAAAATATTGATGTGTATTATGTACCAGGTGCTTTTGAAATACCACTTGTTGCTAAAAAGCTTGCAAAGTCAAAAAAATACAATGCAATAATTGCACTTGGTGCAGTAATTCGCGGTAGCACACCACATTTTGAGTATGTAAGCGCAGAAGTATCAAAAGGCATTGCAAACGTCTCTTTAGAACAAGAGGTTCCAGTTATATTTGGTGTTCTGACATGTGACACAGTCGACCAGGCAATCGAAAGAGCGGGTACAAAAGCAGGAAACAAAGGATTTAACGCAGCTCTCTCTGCCCTGGAGATGGCAAATTTGATGAAAAATATTTCTGAATCTTAA
- a CDS encoding HEPN domain-containing protein: MKKGKTEFEQCVMYAENDLKAAQELLNSKLYNIVCFHSQQAIEKYLKAFLVYNGVNPPRTHSIVNLIEMCANIEKDFEKFKEEARIIDVFYIPSRYPNAPLGSLPDGLPNKDDAERAFEIAQKICQFVKNLLPN; encoded by the coding sequence ATGAAAAAGGGAAAAACTGAATTTGAACAATGTGTAATGTATGCAGAAAATGATCTAAAAGCTGCTCAAGAACTGTTAAACTCAAAACTTTATAATATAGTATGTTTCCATTCTCAGCAGGCAATTGAGAAATATTTGAAAGCGTTTTTGGTATATAATGGTGTAAATCCACCCCGAACACATAGTATAGTAAATTTAATAGAGATGTGTGCAAATATTGAAAAAGATTTTGAAAAATTTAAAGAAGAGGCGCGCATAATAGATGTTTTCTACATTCCCTCAAGGTATCCTAACGCGCCTCTTGGAAGCCTTCCGGATGGTTTGCCGAACAAAGATGATGCAGAAAGAGCATTTGAAATTGCTCAAAAAATTTGTCAATTTGTAAAAAATCTATTGCCAAATTAA
- a CDS encoding nucleotidyltransferase domain-containing protein, which translates to MPAISVLNSSLKNELDRILNIIIENFNPEKVILFGSMANGNFNESSDIDLVVIMPTNLRFIERLLHLAQTVKPEVPVDFLVYTPEEEEEFIKNNHLFYTEEILKKGVILYEKGKN; encoded by the coding sequence ATGCCGGCAATCTCGGTTCTCAATAGTTCTTTGAAGAATGAGTTGGATAGAATATTGAACATAATTATTGAAAATTTCAATCCTGAAAAGGTGATACTGTTTGGGTCAATGGCAAATGGAAATTTTAATGAATCAAGCGATATTGACTTGGTGGTGATAATGCCTACTAATCTTAGGTTTATAGAGAGATTATTACATCTTGCGCAGACTGTAAAACCTGAAGTACCTGTAGATTTTTTGGTCTATACTCCAGAAGAGGAAGAAGAATTTATAAAAAATAACCATTTATTTTACACAGAAGAAATTTTAAAAAAAGGAGTTATACTCTATGAAAAAGGGAAAAACTGA
- a CDS encoding LysM peptidoglycan-binding domain-containing protein — translation MKRLLRFWLVVATATVLSLVIVSPSLASDIKKEEALFFDSNGKLSYITIINKSSVEYLSPYELSRILGGSFSFDPKDYNFLKSKLIVDQNELMFKLDSNVVMFNGKNFYMEGPMQIIQNRICVPYSTFKTYLNLLEFRHYTSGKRMIFKPNGNYIVYSVQSGDSLWILSQTFGTSVEAIKNFNNLTNDTLYVGQKLIVKKVNLNLAQITGTIKWWTYVKAAPSSSSQNLFYLTQGQTVNVIGKQADFYKISTQKGTGYVSIWAVDIKQDIADTSKPSSYFYSFLPVDTSGDYVSYTYYKVQSGDTIWSIAVKFGIPDYELMQANNLNQNSYIYAGQTLKVPVHTVAMHSNENGVEMLDWFSQGNYVFPIGSVGKFIDIQTGKYFFAKRTMGASHADVETLSFKDTQIMKEIFGGSWSWERRPFILEVKGRRIAVSVSGMPHAGVDGVPYNQNVASRSGGYGYGPNLDTIVNGMNGHFDVYTFNGLRHKDGQIDPQHQLTVSIAAGLR, via the coding sequence ATGAAAAGGCTATTAAGGTTTTGGTTGGTTGTTGCTACTGCAACAGTCTTATCCTTAGTCATAGTCTCTCCTTCGCTTGCCTCTGATATTAAAAAAGAAGAGGCCCTGTTTTTTGATTCAAATGGCAAGCTATCTTACATCACCATTATTAACAAAAGCTCAGTAGAGTACCTATCACCCTATGAACTTTCAAGGATACTTGGTGGAAGTTTTTCTTTTGATCCAAAAGACTATAACTTTCTCAAATCAAAGCTTATCGTTGACCAAAATGAACTTATGTTCAAACTGGATAGCAATGTTGTTATGTTCAATGGAAAAAACTTTTATATGGAAGGACCGATGCAAATAATACAAAATAGAATCTGTGTTCCTTACTCTACTTTCAAAACTTACTTAAACTTGCTTGAATTTCGTCATTATACATCCGGAAAGCGGATGATATTCAAGCCAAACGGAAACTACATAGTCTACAGTGTTCAAAGCGGTGATTCACTCTGGATATTATCACAAACGTTTGGAACATCTGTTGAAGCTATAAAGAACTTTAATAATCTTACAAATGATACACTCTATGTGGGACAAAAGCTAATTGTAAAAAAAGTGAACCTCAATTTGGCTCAAATTACTGGAACAATAAAGTGGTGGACGTACGTAAAAGCTGCGCCTTCTTCATCTTCGCAAAACCTATTTTATCTTACTCAAGGGCAAACTGTAAATGTTATTGGAAAGCAAGCAGATTTCTATAAAATTTCCACACAGAAAGGAACTGGCTATGTTTCAATATGGGCAGTAGATATAAAGCAAGACATTGCAGATACCTCAAAACCAAGCAGCTACTTTTACTCCTTTCTACCTGTTGATACTTCAGGTGACTATGTAAGCTATACATACTACAAGGTGCAAAGTGGAGATACAATATGGTCGATTGCAGTAAAATTTGGAATACCAGACTATGAACTTATGCAGGCAAATAATCTAAACCAAAACTCATATATCTATGCAGGACAAACTTTAAAAGTGCCGGTTCATACAGTTGCTATGCATTCAAACGAAAATGGCGTCGAAATGCTTGATTGGTTTTCACAAGGCAATTATGTATTCCCTATAGGCAGTGTTGGTAAGTTTATTGACATCCAGACAGGAAAGTACTTTTTTGCAAAAAGAACAATGGGTGCAAGCCATGCAGATGTTGAAACCTTGAGCTTTAAAGACACTCAAATTATGAAAGAGATATTTGGTGGCAGCTGGAGTTGGGAAAGACGTCCGTTCATACTCGAAGTAAAAGGAAGAAGAATAGCTGTGTCAGTTTCTGGTATGCCACATGCAGGAGTAGATGGTGTGCCTTACAACCAAAATGTAGCAAGCAGAAGCGGTGGATATGGTTATGGCCCAAACCTTGATACAATTGTAAATGGAATGAATGGACACTTTGATGTGTATACATTCAACGGCCTTCGTCACAAAGATGGTCAAATTGACCCTCAGCATCAACTGACAGTTTCGATTGCTGCAGGGCTTAGGTAA
- the radC gene encoding RadC family protein, which produces MNKNIHEGHRQRLKRRFVEEGLDSFEDHQVLELLLFFSIPRRDTNEIAHRLISTFGSISNVFEAHPKELQKVEGVGENSAILISLISQIARRYLADKTKKTFQLKNVEVAAEYIKSLFVGRKNEVFYVICLDTQLNVIRSVPLFEGTVKEAVVYPRKVVECVLRYNASSVILAHNHPGGSVKPSMDDIKTTQKIVNALSTIGVAVNDHFIVAKGEYYSFAQNGMLPEPQI; this is translated from the coding sequence ATGAATAAGAATATTCACGAGGGGCACAGGCAAAGATTAAAAAGAAGATTTGTTGAAGAAGGTCTTGACAGTTTTGAAGACCATCAAGTTTTAGAGCTTCTTTTGTTTTTCAGCATTCCAAGAAGAGATACAAACGAAATAGCACACAGGTTAATTTCTACCTTTGGAAGTATTTCAAATGTATTTGAAGCTCATCCAAAGGAGCTTCAAAAAGTAGAGGGAGTTGGTGAAAACTCTGCTATTTTAATCTCTCTTATATCCCAAATAGCAAGAAGGTATCTTGCTGATAAAACGAAAAAGACATTTCAGCTTAAAAATGTAGAAGTAGCAGCAGAGTACATAAAAAGTCTGTTTGTGGGAAGAAAGAATGAGGTATTCTATGTAATATGTTTAGATACTCAGTTAAACGTTATTCGTTCTGTGCCACTTTTTGAAGGGACAGTAAAAGAGGCTGTTGTTTATCCACGAAAGGTTGTTGAGTGTGTTTTGCGGTATAATGCAAGCAGCGTGATTTTGGCTCACAATCATCCAGGTGGTTCTGTAAAGCCTTCCATGGATGATATCAAGACAACTCAAAAGATTGTAAATGCTCTTTCGACAATAGGCGTTGCTGTCAATGACCATTTTATAGTGGCAAAAGGTGAATACTACAGCTTTGCGCAAAATGGGATGCTTCCAGAGCCACAGATTTAA
- a CDS encoding MFS transporter, whose product MAAYIDVNNPFAALKSKNFRYFWIGQCISLIGTWLQNTALSWLVLTLTKSAFLVGLFNALQFTPQLFLSLFAGAIIDHFPKKKLLIITQSLLMIVAFLLSFLIWTKVINYPILLVFALALGIINTFDMPARQSFVIELAGQELLINAVALNSLNFNLARVIGPAIAGILLKNVGMSVCFFLNGLSFIAVLIGLFLIDVGLKPLNETKSKGMLKDILEGLKYTKNNRVILQTMILILIMNVFIMNFNVLIPLYTKYVLHKDEAGYGFLLSSMGIGALSGALFVASTSRKLDLKRLYFSLVMCSLILIFIGINKDYKLSSFLFAAVGFFMILFTTTANSTLQLSSADEYRGRVMSLYTLVFAGTTPIGSLIAGTFAQIFKVGGAFVICGIFCFVLFILEYLIFEIIFAKA is encoded by the coding sequence GTGGCAGCATATATTGATGTTAATAATCCATTTGCAGCTTTGAAATCTAAAAATTTTAGATATTTTTGGATAGGTCAATGTATTTCATTAATTGGAACATGGCTTCAAAATACAGCTCTTTCATGGCTTGTGCTTACTCTGACAAAGTCAGCATTTTTAGTCGGTCTTTTTAATGCACTGCAATTTACTCCTCAATTATTTTTGTCTTTATTTGCTGGAGCAATTATTGATCATTTTCCAAAGAAGAAGTTATTGATTATAACTCAAAGCTTGCTTATGATAGTAGCTTTTTTACTTTCATTTTTGATATGGACAAAGGTGATAAATTATCCTATCTTGCTTGTATTTGCTTTAGCTTTGGGGATTATAAACACCTTTGATATGCCAGCACGGCAGTCATTTGTAATTGAACTTGCTGGTCAAGAATTGCTAATTAATGCTGTTGCTTTAAACTCACTGAATTTTAACCTTGCAAGAGTGATAGGTCCTGCGATAGCAGGCATACTTCTCAAAAATGTTGGAATGAGTGTATGTTTTTTTCTCAATGGACTGAGTTTCATTGCAGTTTTAATAGGGCTGTTTTTGATTGACGTTGGTCTAAAACCTTTGAATGAGACAAAGAGCAAGGGAATGTTAAAAGATATTTTGGAAGGTCTAAAATATACTAAAAATAATAGAGTTATACTTCAAACTATGATATTGATTTTAATAATGAACGTTTTCATTATGAATTTCAATGTATTAATACCATTGTATACAAAATATGTCTTACATAAAGATGAAGCAGGTTATGGTTTTTTGCTTTCTTCGATGGGCATAGGTGCTCTTTCAGGTGCACTTTTTGTTGCCTCTACAAGCAGAAAACTTGATTTGAAAAGATTGTATTTTTCATTAGTGATGTGTTCCTTGATTCTCATTTTTATAGGAATAAATAAAGATTATAAACTTTCTTCTTTTCTGTTTGCGGCGGTAGGTTTTTTCATGATATTGTTTACAACAACAGCAAATTCAACATTACAACTATCCTCTGCTGATGAGTACAGAGGAAGGGTAATGAGCTTATATACCTTAGTTTTTGCTGGTACAACCCCTATTGGTAGTTTGATTGCAGGGACATTTGCTCAGATTTTTAAAGTTGGTGGGGCATTTGTGATATGTGGTATTTTTTGTTTTGTGCTATTTATATTGGAATACTTGATTTTTGAAATTATTTTTGCTAAAGCTTGA
- a CDS encoding DMT family transporter, whose protein sequence is MEKGILYLMITLIFFSSYEVVGKTLAGMVNPYQLNFIRFFFGGLILLPIAIKNLQGKKIKLSKRDIFFLALIGIVNVVISMSCLQLGINITKKASLAAVIFSSNPLFVALSAHFILNERLNIRKIIGMIIGIGGIVIVFYKDLIIGKDFIKGILLLILSAITYGVYTTMGKKFTQRSSSIIMNSFSFLFGSIFLLPIILLKRFSLFSMPLKAIFPMFYLTFFVTGIAYYTYFLGLTYTSAGAGSMIFFLKPILASIFASIFLSEKISINLILGTLVILLGIGIVQFADKKSLKILSKEHPVKP, encoded by the coding sequence ATGGAAAAAGGAATCTTGTATTTGATGATTACTCTTATCTTTTTCAGTTCTTATGAGGTTGTTGGAAAAACCTTAGCAGGCATGGTGAATCCATATCAGCTGAACTTTATCAGGTTCTTTTTTGGTGGGCTTATTCTTTTGCCAATTGCAATAAAAAATTTACAGGGCAAAAAAATTAAGCTTTCTAAAAGAGACATATTTTTTCTTGCTTTAATCGGTATAGTTAATGTAGTAATCAGTATGTCATGTTTACAATTAGGAATAAATATCACAAAAAAGGCAAGTTTAGCAGCTGTCATATTTAGTTCAAATCCGTTATTTGTAGCATTGTCAGCACATTTTATTTTGAACGAAAGATTGAATATACGAAAGATTATAGGGATGATAATTGGTATTGGAGGAATTGTAATAGTATTTTATAAGGATTTAATCATTGGCAAAGATTTTATTAAGGGAATTCTTCTTTTGATTTTGTCTGCAATAACATATGGAGTTTACACAACTATGGGGAAGAAGTTTACACAGAGAAGTAGCAGTATAATCATGAATTCGTTTTCATTTTTATTTGGAAGTATATTTTTATTGCCAATAATTCTGCTTAAACGTTTTTCTCTATTTAGTATGCCGCTGAAAGCTATATTTCCAATGTTTTATTTGACCTTTTTTGTCACAGGGATAGCTTATTATACATACTTTTTAGGTCTGACATATACAAGCGCAGGAGCTGGTTCTATGATATTCTTCTTAAAACCTATTTTGGCAAGTATATTTGCAAGTATTTTTCTTTCTGAAAAGATTTCTATAAACTTAATTTTAGGGACATTGGTAATACTTTTAGGAATTGGAATTGTCCAGTTTGCAGATAAAAAATCTTTGAAAATCTTGAGTAAAGAGCATCCAGTTAAACCTTAA
- the glgB gene encoding 1,4-alpha-glucan branching protein GlgB: protein MIKKVKSTIYLSDIKRFEAGEHFESYKFLGSRVVNYRGKVGTVFCVWAPNAKSVSVVGDFNNWCGKNHKMMRVHGSGFWWLFVEGLLEGELYKYEIIGADGKRVLKADPYAIYSEVRPNTASIVKNIPDYEWHDHEWMEKRKVTPPYDKPINIYEVHLASWKMKKDGTVEKAGEFYNYRELAHMLVDYLKVMNYTHIELLPVLEHPLDMSWGYQPTGYFSVTSRYGCPEDFMYFVDIMHQNGIGVIVDWVPAHFCKDEHGLYRFDGTFLYEYEDELLRENYTWGTATFDFSKPQVQSFLISSAMFWFDIYHIDGIRVDAVSHIIYMNNNQKNRYGGHENIEGIEFIKKLNKAIFSKYPNILMIAEESTAFPLVTYPTYDGGLGFNYKWNMGWMNDTLKYMQFYPDERKYHHNLLTFSIMYAFSENFILPFSHDEVVHGKKSLLDKMPGEYNQKFANLRLLYGYMYTHPGKKLLFMGSEFGQFIEWRFYASLDWLLLDYPMHRMLQHYVKSLNRFYLENKALWELDHKMDGFRWIDVHNWEQSVISYLRFSKDPDDFLVVICNFGLASYENYKIGVPRKGIYMEVFNSDKAEFGGNNIVNTEKLKTIDEVWHGYPQCIEFRLPSLSCLIFKPVELFEDTKEKATDE from the coding sequence ATGATAAAAAAAGTAAAATCTACAATATATTTGTCTGATATTAAAAGATTTGAAGCAGGTGAGCATTTTGAAAGCTATAAATTCTTAGGAAGCAGGGTTGTAAATTACAGAGGCAAAGTTGGTACTGTCTTTTGTGTTTGGGCACCAAATGCAAAAAGTGTATCTGTTGTAGGTGACTTTAATAATTGGTGTGGCAAAAATCACAAGATGATGAGAGTACATGGTAGCGGGTTTTGGTGGCTGTTTGTCGAAGGGCTTCTGGAAGGTGAGCTTTACAAATATGAGATTATTGGTGCTGACGGAAAAAGAGTTTTAAAAGCAGACCCTTATGCAATCTACTCAGAAGTCAGACCTAACACAGCATCAATTGTCAAAAACATTCCAGACTATGAATGGCATGACCATGAGTGGATGGAGAAAAGAAAGGTTACCCCTCCTTATGACAAACCCATCAATATTTACGAGGTTCATCTTGCTTCATGGAAAATGAAAAAGGATGGTACTGTAGAAAAAGCTGGTGAATTTTATAATTACCGTGAACTTGCTCACATGCTTGTTGATTATCTTAAAGTAATGAACTACACACACATTGAGCTTTTGCCAGTTTTGGAGCATCCTTTGGACATGTCTTGGGGATACCAGCCAACAGGATACTTTTCTGTAACATCACGTTATGGCTGTCCTGAAGACTTTATGTACTTTGTCGACATTATGCACCAAAATGGAATTGGGGTTATTGTCGATTGGGTACCTGCTCACTTTTGCAAAGATGAGCATGGGCTTTACAGATTTGACGGGACTTTTCTTTATGAATATGAAGATGAGCTTTTGAGAGAAAACTACACTTGGGGCACAGCTACATTTGACTTTTCAAAGCCGCAGGTACAAAGCTTTTTAATCTCAAGTGCAATGTTCTGGTTCGATATTTATCACATTGACGGAATAAGGGTAGATGCTGTTTCTCACATTATCTACATGAACAACAACCAGAAAAATAGATATGGCGGGCATGAAAACATAGAAGGAATTGAATTTATAAAAAAGCTCAACAAGGCAATATTCTCAAAATATCCAAATATTCTAATGATTGCGGAAGAGTCTACTGCCTTCCCACTTGTTACATACCCTACTTATGATGGTGGCTTGGGATTTAACTATAAATGGAACATGGGATGGATGAATGATACGCTGAAATACATGCAATTTTACCCAGATGAAAGAAAATATCATCACAACCTCTTGACATTTTCCATAATGTATGCTTTTTCAGAAAACTTCATCCTGCCATTTTCGCATGATGAGGTTGTACATGGGAAAAAATCGTTGCTTGATAAAATGCCAGGAGAATATAACCAAAAGTTTGCAAACTTAAGACTTCTTTATGGTTATATGTACACACATCCGGGCAAAAAGCTACTTTTTATGGGCAGTGAGTTTGGTCAGTTCATAGAATGGAGATTTTATGCATCATTGGATTGGCTGCTTTTGGACTATCCCATGCATAGAATGCTTCAGCATTATGTCAAAAGTTTAAATAGATTTTACTTAGAGAATAAAGCTCTATGGGAACTTGACCACAAAATGGATGGTTTTAGATGGATAGATGTTCACAACTGGGAGCAAAGTGTCATCTCATACTTGAGATTTTCAAAAGACCCTGATGATTTCCTTGTTGTTATTTGTAACTTTGGTCTTGCTTCATATGAAAATTACAAAATAGGTGTGCCAAGAAAGGGTATATATATGGAAGTATTTAACAGTGATAAAGCTGAATTTGGTGGTAATAATATAGTAAACACAGAAAAATTAAAAACTATTGATGAAGTTTGGCATGGATACCCCCAGTGCATTGAATTTAGATTACCATCTCTATCATGTTTAATCTTCAAACCAGTTGAGCTTTTTGAAGATACAAAAGAAAAAGCTACAGATGAATAA